In the Pseudobacteriovorax antillogorgiicola genome, one interval contains:
- a CDS encoding KpsF/GutQ family sugar-phosphate isomerase has protein sequence MYEQADLQTEPNLKSGQTIYKSCIQLLIDELRSLSSRNEDSVSSLLSLIRGSNVQIVTSGIGKSGIIAEKMSSTLRSLSFRAIFLHPVEALHGDLGILETKGLMFIFSNSGSTHELLDLLPHAKSRQFQVIGILGDRESRLARECDIVFDASIQRELCHNNLAPTTSSTISLIVADILAVLVAQSAGITKEEFAYNHPSGSLGKKLTMTVSRLMQKATLIKTDTHFMDIVSSISISGCGSVLVVDDFNHLQGIITDGDIRRAVASRKSDIFSCKASEICTKNPAIISKDRLAIEALQIMEFEKKPVNVIPVVDVNHKVEGVIRIHNIVQEGIS, from the coding sequence ATGTATGAACAAGCAGATCTACAGACAGAACCAAATCTTAAAAGTGGTCAAACGATCTATAAGAGTTGTATTCAACTTCTTATAGATGAACTTCGCTCTCTTTCAAGTCGAAACGAAGATTCAGTATCTTCTCTTTTGAGCCTGATCAGAGGTAGTAATGTTCAGATCGTTACAAGCGGAATCGGTAAGTCTGGAATAATAGCGGAAAAGATGTCTTCAACTCTTCGAAGCTTAAGTTTTAGAGCAATTTTTTTACACCCCGTAGAAGCCCTGCACGGCGACTTAGGGATTTTAGAGACCAAGGGACTGATGTTCATTTTTAGTAATAGTGGGAGCACTCACGAACTGCTAGATCTACTGCCACATGCAAAATCAAGGCAATTTCAAGTTATTGGAATACTAGGAGACAGGGAATCTCGGCTAGCTAGAGAATGTGATATTGTTTTCGATGCTTCCATCCAAAGAGAACTATGCCATAACAACCTAGCCCCCACTACTTCAAGTACTATAAGTTTGATAGTTGCGGATATACTAGCAGTCTTAGTGGCTCAGTCCGCCGGGATTACTAAAGAGGAGTTTGCCTACAACCACCCTTCTGGCAGCCTAGGGAAGAAATTGACCATGACGGTATCAAGGCTCATGCAGAAGGCTACACTTATTAAAACTGACACACACTTCATGGATATAGTCAGTAGCATCTCCATCAGTGGATGTGGCTCTGTACTAGTTGTAGATGACTTCAACCATTTGCAAGGTATTATTACGGATGGAGATATAAGAAGAGCAGTTGCTAGCCGTAAGAGCGACATATTTTCTTGTAAAGCAAGTGAAATTTGCACCAAAAACCCTGCCATAATTTCCAAAGATAGGCTTGCCATAGAAGCTTTGCAAATTATGGAATTTGAGAAGAAGCCAGTGAATGTCATCCCTGTGGTTGACGTAAATCATAAAGTTGAGGGAGTTATTCGAATTCACAACATTGTCCAAGAAGGAATTAGCTAG
- a CDS encoding glycosyltransferase, with protein sequence MIRIFIGYDRNVSVAYNVLQSSIIQRSSQPVSITPICLSHIKSIFDRPLDPLQSTEFSFSRFLVPYLSNYDGWSIFMDNDMLLLDDIAKLWDLRDSRYSVQVVKHKHEAEEGLKFLNKVQTSYKMKNWTSVMIFNNEKCRSLTLDYVNRASGLELHQFHWLKNPEAEIGDIPSEWNYLVGVNPKTGKPKNVHFTLGGPFFNEFRDIEFSSEWFQARECMNSCSQKSESYDRNNKNSGAELNV encoded by the coding sequence ATGATCAGAATATTTATCGGATACGATAGAAATGTCTCTGTGGCGTATAATGTCCTGCAGTCAAGTATTATTCAAAGGTCGAGTCAACCAGTCTCGATTACGCCCATTTGTCTAAGTCATATAAAAAGTATTTTTGACCGCCCTTTAGACCCGCTACAGTCCACTGAGTTCTCATTCTCAAGGTTTCTAGTGCCCTACCTTAGCAATTATGACGGTTGGTCCATATTCATGGATAACGACATGCTTCTACTAGACGATATTGCCAAGCTTTGGGATCTCCGAGATAGCCGGTACTCTGTTCAAGTTGTAAAGCATAAACACGAAGCTGAAGAAGGTCTCAAGTTCCTAAACAAAGTCCAAACATCGTACAAAATGAAGAACTGGACAAGTGTCATGATTTTCAACAATGAGAAATGCCGCTCCTTAACTCTAGATTACGTAAATCGCGCTTCGGGCCTTGAACTACATCAGTTTCACTGGCTAAAAAATCCTGAAGCTGAGATCGGCGATATACCGTCAGAGTGGAACTACCTGGTAGGAGTTAACCCAAAGACAGGAAAACCAAAGAATGTTCACTTTACTCTCGGTGGACCGTTTTTCAATGAGTTTAGAGATATTGAATTCAGTAGTGAATGGTTTCAGGCGAGGGAGTGTATGAACTCATGCTCTCAGAAATCTGAGTCATACGATCGCAATAATAAGAACAGTGGAGCAGAACTTAATGTATGA
- a CDS encoding cytidylyltransferase domain-containing protein — MNLCVIQARLGSKRLPRKMLLDLHGFPVIEWVIRRLLRSRNLDKIVLAIPQNDFELEMIGGKMGIPVYKGDEDDVLGRFRLVTDKLKPRNVVRVCADNPFVDPVEIDRLISYFSCNKLDYAYNHIPRNNQYPDGLGAEICTIECLESIFSNASGKEQREHLFNYLWENQECFQIGTFDPLNVECHKPHLRFDIDTLHDLHKLRRMNVTIQSTINCIVKQGEGVSE; from the coding sequence ATGAATCTTTGCGTTATTCAAGCTAGACTTGGCTCTAAGAGGCTTCCACGCAAAATGCTTTTAGATTTACATGGCTTTCCCGTGATTGAATGGGTTATCAGAAGGCTCTTACGATCTCGAAACCTGGATAAAATCGTGTTAGCAATACCCCAGAATGATTTTGAGTTGGAAATGATCGGAGGCAAAATGGGGATTCCCGTTTATAAAGGGGACGAAGACGATGTTTTAGGGAGATTTAGGCTAGTCACAGACAAGCTGAAGCCTAGAAACGTTGTAAGAGTGTGTGCCGATAACCCGTTCGTAGACCCTGTTGAGATTGATCGACTTATTTCCTATTTTTCTTGTAATAAACTAGATTATGCATACAATCATATTCCTAGAAACAACCAGTATCCAGATGGTTTAGGGGCAGAGATTTGCACGATTGAATGTCTAGAAAGTATTTTTAGCAATGCTTCTGGCAAGGAACAGAGAGAACACCTATTTAATTATCTTTGGGAGAATCAAGAGTGCTTTCAGATTGGCACTTTTGACCCTTTGAATGTTGAGTGTCATAAGCCTCATTTACGTTTTGATATTGATACATTGCACGATCTACATAAGCTTAGAAGAATGAATGTGACGATCCAATCAACAATTAATTGTATCGTCAAACAAGGTGAGGGAGTAAGTGAATGA
- a CDS encoding N-acetylneuraminate synthase family protein: MKEIHSAFDVSRRFNPYIIAEAGVNHEGDLDLAKRLVDEAKLGGADAIKFQTYKAEKIASINSPAYWDLKKERTESQFELFKKYDGFGECEYQELAKYCAKADIEFMSTPFDLESANFLNPLVNVFKISSSDITNKPFLEHIGSLNKPIILSTGASFVHEIQEALGWLEPYNVPVALLHCVLDYPTADENANLAMITDLQDKFPSHVVGYSDHTLPGEMKILETAAVLGARIIEKHFTHDKNLPGNDHYHAMDYNDLLTFQHRLKVLQAILGNVKKEPLENERSARLNARRSLVLARPLNSGDRLSIEDLTWKRPGTGISPKYVESVLSMKVTRDIKIDEILNWRDIDT; the protein is encoded by the coding sequence ATGAAAGAAATTCATAGTGCGTTTGATGTGTCACGCAGGTTTAATCCCTACATTATTGCCGAAGCAGGAGTAAACCATGAGGGAGACCTAGACCTTGCTAAACGTTTAGTTGATGAAGCTAAACTTGGTGGAGCAGATGCAATTAAGTTTCAGACTTACAAAGCAGAGAAAATCGCTTCAATAAATTCTCCTGCATACTGGGACTTAAAGAAGGAAAGAACTGAAAGTCAATTTGAGCTGTTTAAAAAGTACGATGGATTTGGAGAGTGTGAGTATCAGGAGCTAGCCAAATACTGTGCGAAAGCCGATATTGAGTTTATGAGCACACCGTTTGATTTAGAATCAGCAAACTTTCTAAACCCCCTTGTGAACGTTTTCAAAATATCATCTTCAGATATCACTAATAAGCCATTTTTAGAGCACATAGGTTCGCTCAATAAGCCAATAATACTATCTACGGGCGCATCATTTGTTCATGAGATTCAGGAAGCGCTTGGATGGCTTGAGCCATATAATGTGCCGGTTGCTCTATTGCATTGCGTGTTGGACTATCCAACAGCTGATGAGAATGCAAACCTAGCAATGATCACAGATCTTCAGGATAAGTTTCCAAGTCACGTAGTTGGATACTCAGATCATACGCTTCCAGGTGAAATGAAGATTTTAGAAACAGCAGCAGTGCTAGGTGCTAGAATTATAGAGAAGCACTTTACCCATGATAAGAATTTACCTGGGAATGATCACTATCATGCTATGGATTACAATGATCTTCTGACGTTCCAGCATAGGTTAAAAGTATTGCAGGCTATCTTGGGTAATGTAAAGAAGGAGCCTTTAGAAAATGAAAGATCAGCAAGGTTGAATGCGAGAAGAAGCTTGGTTCTCGCAAGACCTTTAAATTCGGGAGATAGACTCTCAATAGAAGATTTAACTTGGAAAAGGCCTGGTACCGGAATTAGTCCCAAATATGTGGAAAGCGTACTTTCAATGAAAGTGACGCGAGATATTAAAATTGACGAGATTCTTAATTGGCGTGATATAGATACATAG
- a CDS encoding GNAT family N-acetyltransferase, which translates to MEWDSDFFSFGVAKLKPTSEGGFDIKKALQQRSIKLAYIESHQLLPQLENFLIGGKVKYSATLPLKKNSICKDIVSISPSESSEELESLAIQSGQFSRFNRDPNIAREKFEELYRCWITRSIRREIAFENLASKSDDKIRGMITLAKHGDRGRIGLIAVDHKYRGHGIGKMLIEGAAQKFTEENLKYVDVYTQCENVGACKLYNSCGFKVIEKYYIYHIWVN; encoded by the coding sequence TTGGAATGGGATAGTGATTTTTTTAGTTTTGGCGTAGCAAAGTTGAAGCCAACGAGTGAAGGTGGATTCGACATTAAAAAAGCTCTACAACAAAGATCTATCAAATTGGCTTACATTGAAAGCCATCAACTTCTACCACAACTCGAGAACTTTCTAATAGGGGGAAAAGTGAAGTATAGTGCTACTTTACCTCTGAAAAAAAATAGTATTTGTAAGGATATAGTATCTATCTCCCCTTCTGAAAGTAGCGAAGAACTCGAATCTCTGGCAATTCAAAGCGGACAATTCTCAAGATTTAATAGAGATCCGAATATTGCGAGAGAAAAGTTTGAAGAACTTTATAGATGCTGGATTACTAGATCTATTCGCAGAGAAATAGCATTTGAAAACCTTGCAAGTAAGTCAGATGATAAGATACGAGGAATGATAACCCTAGCTAAACACGGAGATCGAGGAAGAATAGGTTTAATCGCAGTCGATCACAAATATAGAGGACATGGAATTGGTAAAATGCTGATAGAAGGCGCGGCACAGAAATTCACAGAGGAAAACCTTAAATATGTAGATGTTTATACTCAGTGCGAAAACGTGGGAGCTTGCAAACTATACAACTCTTGCGGGTTTAAAGTCATTGAGAAATATTACATCTACCATATTTGGGTTAACTAA
- the rffA gene encoding dTDP-4-amino-4,6-dideoxygalactose transaminase, whose protein sequence is MIEPNNSIPFNKPFIVGKELHYISQAVLRGRLAGNGYFSKKCEYWMQEAFKANRVLLTTSGTAALEMAAILANLEDGDEVILPSYTFVSTANAFLRCGANLKFVDIRPDTLNMDETLLEDLITKRTKVIVPVHYAGVACEMKTIMDIASRHGILVVEDAAQAVHARYKDDFLGTIGDLGAYSFHETKNFICGEGGALVINNKIFLERAEIIHEKGTNRSKFFRGEVSKYTWVDEGSSFLPSEIISAFLYAQLEEADKITSKREAIYRYYYKALKPLSQKGYIQLPHCPEGSKHNGHMFYIILEKSKHDRDHFISHMNRSGIHAVFHYVPLHTSPMGRTFWNTNQRLKVTEDISQRLIRLPCYYELTRDDQDKVIEKINSYFSNSWQRSLHREASLSGAESC, encoded by the coding sequence GTGATTGAACCGAATAATTCAATACCTTTCAACAAGCCTTTTATTGTCGGAAAAGAATTACATTATATTTCGCAAGCTGTATTAAGAGGAAGACTTGCAGGAAATGGATACTTTTCCAAGAAATGCGAATATTGGATGCAAGAAGCTTTCAAGGCAAATCGAGTATTACTAACTACATCTGGAACGGCCGCATTGGAGATGGCAGCTATCTTGGCAAATTTAGAGGATGGAGATGAAGTTATACTCCCATCTTATACTTTTGTATCTACGGCTAACGCATTTTTGCGATGCGGAGCAAATCTTAAGTTTGTCGATATTAGGCCTGATACCCTAAACATGGATGAAACACTTCTAGAAGATCTTATTACTAAACGAACGAAAGTTATTGTACCTGTGCATTACGCTGGTGTCGCCTGCGAAATGAAAACCATAATGGACATAGCGTCACGCCATGGGATTCTGGTAGTTGAGGATGCAGCTCAGGCAGTTCACGCAAGATATAAAGATGACTTTCTAGGTACTATAGGTGACCTCGGAGCATATAGTTTTCATGAAACAAAGAACTTTATTTGCGGAGAAGGAGGTGCTCTTGTAATCAACAATAAGATTTTTCTAGAGAGAGCAGAGATAATTCATGAAAAAGGTACAAATAGGTCAAAATTTTTTAGAGGGGAAGTCAGCAAGTACACATGGGTCGACGAGGGCTCGTCCTTCTTACCTTCCGAAATAATCTCTGCTTTCCTTTATGCTCAGCTAGAGGAAGCTGACAAAATTACTTCTAAAAGGGAAGCTATCTACCGCTACTACTACAAAGCACTTAAACCTCTTTCTCAAAAAGGGTATATTCAACTTCCACATTGCCCAGAGGGCTCTAAACACAATGGTCATATGTTTTACATAATTCTCGAAAAATCGAAACACGATCGAGACCATTTTATTTCTCATATGAATAGATCAGGCATCCATGCCGTTTTCCATTACGTTCCTCTACACACTTCACCTATGGGAAGGACGTTTTGGAATACTAACCAGAGACTAAAAGTTACGGAGGACATAAGTCAGCGACTCATTCGTTTGCCTTGTTACTACGAACTTACTAGAGATGATCAAGACAAAGTCATAGAAAAGATAAATAGCTACTTTAGTAACTCTTGGCAAAGATCATTACACAGAGAAGCCTCACTCAGCGGAGCTGAATCTTGCTAG
- a CDS encoding glycosyltransferase family 2 protein produces MKETTIEACRPLISVVIPVYKCADCLIELTNRLQISLDEVSKRFEILLVDDWSPDNSWEIIQDLAHSNPTIKGIRLSKNFGQHYAIAAGVDQVLGDWLIVMDGDLQDLPEEIPNLYKVATEGDFDVVMARRRIRRDAFLKKEISRLFYRVLSYLTDSRLDPAIANFGIYRRNVVSVIRDMTESIRYFPSMVRWSGFSQTTLDVTHGGRPHGESAYSVKKLLSLGIDVILAYSDKPLKLTVKFGFFLSISSLVFVSYIVFQRLTGQIEVLGYSTIVASVWLLSGVIIFIQGILGLYVGKIFECTKARPVYIISKTVNMLENKPSKE; encoded by the coding sequence TTGAAAGAAACCACTATCGAAGCATGTAGGCCACTTATATCAGTAGTAATTCCCGTCTATAAGTGTGCTGACTGTCTTATAGAGTTGACGAATCGATTACAGATTAGTTTGGATGAAGTTAGTAAAAGATTTGAGATCCTACTTGTCGATGATTGGAGTCCAGATAATTCCTGGGAAATTATCCAAGATCTGGCACACTCGAACCCAACGATAAAAGGCATTCGTCTCTCGAAAAACTTCGGTCAGCATTATGCTATTGCTGCCGGGGTAGACCAAGTTTTGGGTGATTGGCTTATTGTTATGGATGGAGACCTTCAAGACCTGCCTGAAGAGATACCAAATTTGTATAAGGTAGCTACTGAGGGAGATTTTGATGTGGTTATGGCTAGGCGTAGGATTCGTCGAGACGCCTTTCTCAAGAAGGAGATCTCAAGACTGTTCTATCGAGTTTTGAGCTATTTGACAGATTCTCGCCTTGATCCAGCAATCGCAAACTTCGGGATTTATCGTCGAAATGTCGTCTCCGTAATCAGAGATATGACTGAAAGTATTCGTTACTTCCCTAGTATGGTAAGGTGGTCTGGATTCTCTCAAACAACACTTGATGTTACTCATGGTGGACGCCCTCACGGTGAATCGGCGTATAGCGTAAAAAAACTTCTAAGCTTGGGTATTGATGTGATCTTAGCTTATTCCGATAAACCACTCAAACTTACTGTCAAATTTGGATTTTTTCTTTCGATTTCTTCTTTGGTTTTCGTCTCCTATATAGTCTTCCAGAGACTGACAGGCCAAATAGAGGTGCTAGGATACTCCACCATAGTGGCTTCAGTATGGTTGTTGTCAGGGGTGATAATATTTATCCAAGGGATACTCGGTTTATATGTGGGAAAGATATTTGAATGTACTAAAGCGCGTCCGGTTTATATCATAAGTAAAACTGTTAATATGTTAGAGAATAAGCCCTCGAAAGAGTGA
- a CDS encoding glycosyltransferase family 2 protein, with translation MLEKSFITFAIPYYSKPKYLVEAIESVFSQTCETWRIHIFDDNPNNPLDLDLINSYLEDSRVTYSLNSSNLGIAKNWNQCLESAKTDLVTILHSDDCLLPDYMEMIYDSASRFEEASAYFCQTEIIDSKGNQIFSFVDFVKRYFRPKGDLFRVEGESGLLSLLKGNYIMCPTICYKMSKVKKLRFNERWLMVLDLDFYFRVLLSGNHLVGSDKPVYKYRRHKENQTSILNDNLKRFKEEIDIYASISKDCVDIGWNRAAKVARKKQIVKAHLIFLSLKDLLSLRLRSVTKKLRLILQN, from the coding sequence GTGTTAGAGAAAAGTTTCATTACGTTCGCGATACCGTACTACTCTAAGCCTAAGTACTTAGTAGAGGCTATAGAAAGTGTGTTTTCACAAACCTGTGAAACATGGCGAATTCACATATTCGATGACAATCCAAATAATCCACTCGATCTAGACTTAATTAACTCTTATCTTGAAGACTCAAGAGTTACTTATTCTTTGAATAGTTCTAATCTAGGGATTGCAAAAAATTGGAATCAATGTCTTGAAAGTGCAAAGACTGACCTAGTTACCATACTACACTCTGATGATTGCTTGTTACCAGATTATATGGAAATGATTTATGATTCTGCATCCCGTTTTGAAGAGGCATCGGCCTATTTTTGCCAGACTGAGATAATAGATTCTAAGGGTAATCAGATATTTTCATTCGTTGATTTTGTTAAAAGATACTTCAGACCAAAAGGTGATCTTTTCCGTGTAGAAGGAGAGTCAGGACTACTATCTCTGCTAAAGGGAAACTATATCATGTGTCCCACGATTTGTTACAAAATGAGTAAAGTAAAAAAACTAAGATTCAATGAAAGATGGCTAATGGTTTTGGACTTGGATTTTTATTTCAGGGTTTTACTATCGGGGAACCACCTTGTCGGTAGTGATAAGCCTGTATATAAATATCGACGTCACAAAGAAAATCAAACTTCGATTCTTAATGATAATCTGAAGAGGTTCAAAGAGGAGATTGATATTTACGCATCTATCTCTAAAGACTGTGTTGATATTGGATGGAATCGAGCTGCAAAAGTTGCGAGAAAGAAGCAAATTGTTAAGGCACACCTTATCTTTCTGTCATTGAAAGACTTACTTAGTTTACGACTTCGCTCGGTTACAAAGAAGCTCCGACTAATACTCCAAAATTGA
- a CDS encoding DUF2304 family protein produces the protein MVILIVSGTLLLTISQFGGRLSARNALVWWAVSAFLVLSLILPGALEPLAKALGIELVSNLVMASLIFFLFLQTLEMSVENTSANRKMRIFVSKIAAKGFDVGGRWKFNRWKALIVLPCYNEEENLLSLIPKLENIKSEHGIEYCFVNDGSTDSSEMILNKQCPDNYVSHEINIGVSGVLMTGFNIAKNNGYDFVVQCDSDGQHPLGDVTKMINFAQSNKVDLTIGSRFRDVRVLKANRKSTTAMRIFGIGLIRFSLGLFGLFSTVKDPTSGFRVYSRKAIGVLANCMPDEYPEPESLALMAVHQLKVAEISVSMNPRVAGVSSITATKKIRYMVKVFSSLVGLRLRSTF, from the coding sequence ATGGTAATCTTAATTGTTAGTGGGACTCTTCTACTGACAATTTCGCAATTTGGAGGGCGTTTGTCAGCAAGGAATGCTCTAGTGTGGTGGGCTGTTAGTGCCTTTTTAGTGTTATCTCTGATTTTGCCAGGAGCGCTCGAACCGCTAGCAAAGGCACTAGGGATCGAGTTAGTCAGTAACTTGGTAATGGCTAGTTTGATATTCTTTCTCTTTCTGCAGACACTAGAAATGAGTGTCGAGAATACAAGTGCCAACCGTAAGATGAGAATTTTCGTTTCAAAAATTGCTGCTAAAGGATTTGACGTAGGTGGAAGATGGAAGTTCAATCGATGGAAGGCCTTAATAGTGTTGCCTTGCTATAACGAGGAAGAAAATCTTTTATCGCTAATTCCCAAACTAGAGAATATCAAGAGTGAGCATGGAATTGAGTACTGCTTTGTAAATGACGGTAGTACTGATAGCAGCGAAATGATTCTTAACAAACAATGCCCTGATAACTACGTCAGTCATGAGATTAACATCGGAGTTTCGGGTGTTCTCATGACGGGATTCAATATTGCAAAAAATAATGGATATGATTTTGTCGTCCAGTGTGATTCAGACGGCCAGCACCCTCTTGGTGACGTAACAAAGATGATCAACTTTGCCCAGAGTAATAAAGTCGACCTTACAATTGGCAGTCGTTTTAGAGATGTCAGAGTGTTGAAGGCAAATCGAAAAAGTACAACTGCTATGAGGATATTCGGTATTGGGTTGATTAGATTCAGCTTGGGGCTATTTGGACTATTTAGTACTGTGAAAGACCCAACATCAGGCTTTAGAGTATATAGTCGTAAAGCTATTGGTGTTCTAGCTAACTGTATGCCAGATGAGTATCCTGAGCCCGAAAGTTTAGCTCTGATGGCTGTGCACCAATTGAAGGTTGCAGAAATAAGTGTTTCAATGAATCCCAGGGTTGCGGGTGTATCAAGTATTACAGCTACTAAGAAAATTCGATATATGGTCAAGGTTTTTTCATCGTTAGTAGGGTTAAGGCTGAGATCTACTTTTTAG
- a CDS encoding DUF4277 domain-containing protein, giving the protein MINDDFHVKRIDHHGIVAGVIRDLGIDSYVDRRLGSSGNESVSTGQAVAAMIINGLGYTDKPLSMTTEFFEQLPTRVCQGV; this is encoded by the coding sequence ATGATTAACGATGACTTTCACGTAAAACGAATTGATCACCATGGTATAGTTGCTGGCGTGATCAGAGATTTGGGTATTGATAGCTACGTCGATCGACGGTTAGGCTCTTCAGGCAACGAATCTGTCTCTACTGGGCAGGCTGTGGCCGCTATGATCATCAATGGACTCGGGTATACTGACAAGCCATTGTCCATGACAACAGAGTTTTTTGAACAGCTTCCGACCCGAGTATGCCAGGGTGTCTGA
- a CDS encoding DDE-type integrase/transposase/recombinase — MNKLSNEQREEVLSILCSEKHIEDSPYQAYSKLLDEGKWYCSIRTMYRILQENSLSRERRMVRRKQKHPKPIIKATGPNTVWSWDITRLPGPFIGKYYFLYVMLDVYSRYVVGWMVSERENADLAQHFIRESLQNKNLIEESLTIHSDRGSPMKAASTVELVALLGLSRSFSRPRVSDDNAFSESQFKTLKYHRFFRGWYKNLD; from the coding sequence GTGAATAAATTATCTAATGAGCAAAGGGAAGAAGTATTGAGTATTTTATGCTCAGAGAAACATATCGAAGACAGCCCCTATCAGGCTTATAGCAAACTTTTGGATGAAGGCAAGTGGTATTGCTCCATTCGGACAATGTATCGTATCTTACAGGAGAATAGCCTATCGCGAGAGCGAAGAATGGTTAGGCGTAAACAGAAACATCCCAAACCAATTATTAAGGCAACTGGACCAAATACAGTCTGGAGTTGGGACATTACTCGGCTTCCTGGGCCTTTTATAGGGAAGTACTATTTTCTTTACGTGATGCTTGATGTGTACAGTCGTTATGTTGTTGGTTGGATGGTGTCGGAACGCGAGAATGCGGATCTAGCACAGCATTTCATTCGAGAGAGTTTACAAAATAAAAATTTAATCGAAGAAAGCTTGACGATTCATTCCGATCGAGGTAGTCCAATGAAAGCCGCTTCAACAGTGGAGTTGGTTGCACTCTTGGGATTAAGTCGAAGTTTTTCTCGACCTCGTGTAAGTGACGACAACGCTTTTTCTGAGTCCCAGTTCAAGACCTTAAAGTACCATCGGTTTTTTCGCGGTTGGTATAAAAACCTTGATTAG
- a CDS encoding transposase: MSDNKNKENQTASSSLSSEQINEKPGRRTFSPEYKARILEELAQCKRGEVGKLLRREGLYANQVSKWKSEAEDALAGVFSKKRGPKPDNEAKLKRENERLRKQLETATRRLEHAEAIIDIQKKVSEMFGIQLPKPPNPKSDSD, encoded by the coding sequence ATGTCAGATAACAAAAACAAAGAAAATCAAACAGCTAGCTCTAGCCTATCATCCGAACAGATTAATGAGAAGCCAGGTCGAAGAACATTCTCCCCAGAATACAAGGCCAGGATTCTAGAGGAACTTGCCCAGTGTAAGCGCGGAGAGGTTGGTAAACTGTTGAGACGAGAAGGTCTCTATGCGAATCAAGTGAGTAAGTGGAAGAGCGAAGCTGAGGATGCACTTGCGGGCGTTTTTAGCAAGAAGAGGGGGCCTAAACCTGACAATGAAGCTAAGCTCAAGCGTGAGAATGAAAGGCTTCGCAAGCAGCTAGAAACAGCTACTAGAAGGCTTGAACATGCCGAAGCTATCATCGATATTCAAAAAAAAGTATCGGAGATGTTCGGGATTCAACTTCCAAAACCACCCAATCCCAAATCAGACAGCGACTAA